The following are from one region of the Paenibacillus sabinae T27 genome:
- a CDS encoding S-layer homology domain-containing protein: MKSKFKAFTRKFSLFLALAMVISLISVAPAHAAQTTVHITTAQDLVDLANTINGRLSMGAGSGTEPNVGDYYVEVDADIDMSSVTNWQGIGVPQSWVGITGTFDGNGHTISGISLVNTSPVGPKGGLFNLVSDMTIKDLKVSGSITSNRFIGGIVGRAIGSFTMQNCVADMSLTLSGGASNSVGGLVGQFGAGQYYKAGTVTISNSAALGSFTSNTPSNPVGGLIGHIYTGFNVNVINSYVAASLVNAGGITGALVANINYNTFSIPTLSTLNITNTWYLSGMSGSIIGEGTLPPDIDLGNCFSFTAGGLEASNLGPAWENKNGVNVFNGYSYPDIIHPVMPTANPGAGAVAPGTAVTLSTATVGASVYYAVYSAGIDPATVTFGLYNQPIVINSDTTIKAYASVNGEDSDVMTADYTIRLQPVTGVELDQHALTLTPGATGTLTATVAPTDATNKNVIWTTSDSTVATVTYGAVTAVGAGKATITVRTADGSFKDSCEVTVTPAAVAVTGVELDQHAITLTAGATGTLTATVAPTDATNKNVIWTTSDSTVATVTYGVVTAVGAGKATVTVTTEDGSFKDTCQVTVNAAATNGNSESSGGGGTQTPTTTQQTSTTDLGQVIQSGSTVTLQVDAKKVADQLKDAAQSELVINLSQVTAGSGQSKAVQLPAEVINLVKAANKPIVIQDSGLKIVIPSEVLIQGQNMTFSTTQVSSQTVASAPEHVESKAVYSFDAWAGETAVHNFTKSITITLPIPAGVTELGKLGVYYLNETTGQWDYVGGRIVDGKLVFNTNHFSKYMVAESQKTFGDIASHWAKADIEVMVARHVINGTDADTFAPQNNITRAEFAALLSRVLKLSDAANEGTFKDITGSEWYANDVRKAAKAGIIQGSDGNFHPGDSITRQEMAVMINRAYSYAGGKIGTLTDLAFTDKGSISAWANDAVQSVYTLGIINGYPDGSFGAPGHATRAEGTVMLKTFMDKLGL; this comes from the coding sequence ATGAAATCAAAGTTTAAAGCTTTTACGCGCAAATTTAGCCTATTCCTTGCACTGGCTATGGTGATCAGCCTTATTAGTGTCGCGCCGGCGCATGCAGCACAAACCACGGTACATATCACTACAGCCCAAGATCTTGTGGATCTTGCAAACACGATCAACGGTCGACTCTCCATGGGCGCCGGCTCCGGTACCGAGCCGAATGTGGGAGACTATTATGTCGAAGTTGACGCCGACATTGATATGTCTAGTGTAACCAACTGGCAAGGTATCGGAGTACCTCAGAGCTGGGTTGGCATCACGGGTACCTTTGACGGGAATGGTCATACGATATCTGGAATTTCGCTCGTTAACACATCACCAGTAGGCCCAAAGGGAGGCCTGTTTAATCTGGTCTCGGATATGACCATCAAAGATTTGAAAGTATCCGGCTCCATAACCTCCAATCGCTTTATAGGAGGCATTGTTGGACGAGCAATAGGCAGCTTTACCATGCAAAACTGCGTTGCCGATATGAGCTTGACCCTAAGCGGCGGAGCGAGTAATTCCGTCGGCGGCCTGGTCGGCCAGTTCGGCGCCGGCCAGTACTACAAAGCCGGTACAGTGACTATTAGTAACTCCGCTGCATTGGGGAGTTTCACAAGCAACACTCCCTCCAATCCGGTCGGCGGCTTGATCGGCCACATTTACACCGGTTTTAACGTAAATGTTATTAACAGCTATGTGGCTGCTTCTCTGGTTAACGCAGGCGGCATCACCGGTGCCTTGGTCGCCAACATCAACTACAATACCTTCTCCATCCCAACCCTCAGCACCCTCAATATTACCAACACCTGGTATTTGTCCGGCATGAGCGGTTCTATCATTGGCGAAGGCACTCTTCCTCCTGACATTGATCTTGGCAATTGCTTCTCCTTTACAGCAGGGGGGCTGGAAGCGTCAAATCTGGGTCCTGCCTGGGAAAATAAAAATGGCGTCAATGTGTTCAACGGTTACAGCTACCCTGATATCATTCATCCGGTAATGCCTACAGCTAATCCCGGAGCAGGAGCGGTAGCACCTGGCACAGCGGTTACGCTAAGCACTGCGACAGTTGGAGCATCGGTTTACTATGCTGTTTACTCAGCAGGAATTGATCCGGCAACAGTGACATTTGGTTTATATAATCAACCCATCGTCATCAACTCTGATACGACCATAAAGGCATATGCTTCAGTAAATGGGGAAGATAGTGACGTGATGACGGCTGACTATACAATCCGTTTACAACCAGTCACAGGAGTAGAGCTTGATCAGCATGCGCTAACATTGACCCCAGGAGCAACCGGAACATTAACAGCGACAGTAGCTCCAACAGATGCAACAAACAAAAATGTAATCTGGACAACCAGCGATTCAACTGTAGCAACAGTGACTTACGGAGCTGTTACAGCAGTAGGAGCAGGGAAAGCGACCATAACGGTTAGAACAGCAGACGGAAGCTTCAAGGATTCTTGCGAAGTAACTGTAACTCCAGCAGCAGTAGCAGTCACAGGAGTAGAGCTTGATCAGCATGCGATAACATTGACCGCAGGAGCAACCGGAACATTAACAGCGACCGTAGCTCCAACGGATGCAACAAATAAAAATGTGATCTGGACAACCAGTGACTCCACTGTAGCCACAGTCACTTACGGAGTTGTTACAGCAGTAGGAGCAGGGAAAGCTACCGTAACGGTTACAACGGAAGACGGAAGCTTCAAAGATACCTGTCAGGTTACTGTAAATGCTGCGGCAACAAACGGCAACAGTGAAAGCAGCGGCGGCGGCGGCACGCAGACACCTACCACCACTCAGCAGACATCCACTACGGACTTAGGACAGGTTATCCAGTCTGGAAGCACGGTAACCTTACAAGTAGATGCAAAAAAAGTAGCTGATCAGCTGAAAGACGCTGCACAAAGTGAATTGGTTATCAACCTTTCACAAGTAACAGCAGGATCAGGCCAAAGTAAAGCAGTACAGCTGCCAGCTGAAGTAATAAACCTTGTTAAAGCTGCGAATAAACCAATAGTCATTCAGGATAGTGGGCTGAAAATAGTTATTCCGTCTGAAGTATTGATACAGGGACAGAATATGACCTTCAGCACAACCCAGGTGTCAAGTCAGACAGTTGCATCAGCTCCTGAACATGTTGAAAGCAAAGCGGTCTACTCATTCGATGCATGGGCTGGTGAAACGGCAGTTCATAACTTTACTAAATCAATTACAATAACCCTTCCAATTCCAGCCGGGGTGACAGAGCTGGGGAAATTAGGAGTTTATTACCTCAATGAAACAACCGGCCAATGGGATTACGTGGGAGGAAGAATCGTTGACGGTAAACTGGTATTTAATACAAACCACTTCTCGAAATACATGGTGGCTGAATCCCAGAAGACCTTCGGAGATATTGCATCCCACTGGGCTAAGGCTGATATCGAAGTCATGGTGGCAAGGCATGTCATAAACGGAACAGACGCGGATACCTTTGCTCCACAGAACAATATCACCCGTGCAGAATTTGCCGCTTTGCTGTCGAGAGTACTGAAACTGTCTGATGCTGCAAATGAAGGTACATTTAAAGATATAACAGGCAGTGAATGGTACGCAAACGATGTGAGGAAGGCAGCAAAAGCCGGAATCATCCAGGGCTCTGACGGCAACTTCCATCCAGGTGATTCTATTACCCGCCAGGAAATGGCAGTAATGATCAATAGAGCATACAGCTATGCAGGAGGCAAGATTGGTACACTTACAGATCTGGCCTTCACCGATAAAGGCAGCATTAGCGCGTGGGCCAATGATGCAGTTCAGAGCGTATACACCCTGGGTATTATCAATGGATACCCGGATGGAAGCTTTGGAGCGCCGGGTCATGCTACCCGTGCTGAAGGTACGGTTATGCTCAAAACATTCATGGACAAGCTGGGGCTATAA
- a CDS encoding S-layer homology domain-containing protein translates to MVRIEKKNTCLSFVFLMIMLFTVLTYDIPAAHAEHAAENTMTASFTGTNTVTEWDVNADGLTITIALPKGYRFSDNITDYKNAIIDGLTLNGLLFDKKTNQYNVVPYEMFVASALDIYGNSGYFPYIDISNSVTVYDRFVGLDPAGARSTSAVSDALKAAYPGVNKGILNALKAGATVSVNEDGNLVIRCTKEAANGYFSTFTNSVSVVNGGIQIANCDILLSAELPVGAVKNVNEVVKVNGFFTIQEVKVHTEIWEYVDKSRAGEDGVFSFNSRINSYDRNTTSQYPYDTTYYVKQVEGNVLTAEDIRKGGALGPNGTGSKLVKVVVDTRVGPTQWASSKNMSTFFTNFFRTNKDATGYGGKSDTTYTPADDPEWLKVEDQITNGGTDIASPYNVCTNKYVVNYSGDSRMDTVNPAKMWIFFELPQTPDFHITSDMPIYVNLIAGFIGGSGQSTTTNGQPILGMDGRYLFTIKADNSSAITFDDLANYGWAKKQIEALVSKGIISGTGATTYSPGTNITRADFIMLLVKTLDLKADIKENFEDVKQGAYYYEAVGIAKQSGIATGSGDNRFNPKAEISRQDMMVLTERALRAAGKIKGSASPEILETFKDKAQVSGYAANSVSVMIGEGLVTGANGLINPLGSTTRAEAAVILYRIYTQ, encoded by the coding sequence ATGGTTAGAATCGAGAAAAAAAATACATGTCTGTCTTTTGTGTTTCTAATGATTATGCTGTTTACCGTTCTGACTTATGATATCCCTGCGGCGCATGCAGAGCATGCGGCAGAAAATACGATGACGGCCAGCTTTACAGGAACCAATACGGTGACGGAATGGGATGTAAACGCTGATGGTTTGACAATAACCATTGCACTCCCAAAGGGCTATCGCTTTTCAGACAATATTACGGACTATAAGAATGCAATCATCGACGGACTGACCTTGAACGGTTTGTTATTCGACAAAAAGACGAACCAATATAATGTGGTTCCCTATGAAATGTTTGTAGCCAGCGCATTGGATATATACGGTAACTCAGGATATTTCCCGTATATTGATATTTCCAACAGTGTTACGGTTTATGACCGTTTTGTAGGACTGGATCCGGCGGGAGCAAGAAGTACGTCAGCTGTCTCCGATGCATTGAAAGCTGCTTATCCTGGTGTGAATAAGGGAATCTTGAATGCTTTGAAAGCCGGAGCAACTGTCAGTGTCAACGAGGACGGGAATTTGGTGATCCGATGCACTAAAGAAGCCGCCAACGGCTACTTCTCAACCTTTACCAATTCGGTATCCGTAGTAAATGGAGGTATCCAAATCGCGAACTGCGATATCCTGCTGTCTGCAGAACTCCCGGTAGGTGCAGTTAAGAATGTCAATGAGGTTGTTAAGGTCAATGGCTTTTTCACGATCCAGGAGGTAAAAGTACATACAGAGATATGGGAATATGTAGATAAGAGCCGTGCGGGCGAAGACGGTGTATTTTCCTTTAACAGCCGTATTAATAGTTATGATCGGAATACGACCTCGCAGTATCCGTATGACACTACCTATTACGTGAAGCAGGTAGAAGGGAATGTCCTGACTGCGGAAGATATCCGCAAAGGGGGAGCATTGGGACCTAATGGAACCGGCAGCAAGCTGGTCAAGGTTGTGGTGGATACCCGTGTGGGCCCTACACAGTGGGCAAGCTCCAAGAACATGAGCACCTTCTTTACCAACTTCTTCCGCACCAATAAGGATGCAACTGGGTATGGAGGCAAGAGCGATACCACCTATACACCAGCCGATGATCCGGAATGGCTGAAGGTAGAGGATCAAATCACAAACGGAGGCACAGATATTGCAAGTCCATATAATGTATGCACGAACAAATATGTAGTCAACTACAGCGGTGACAGCAGAATGGATACGGTAAATCCGGCCAAGATGTGGATATTTTTTGAGCTGCCCCAAACGCCGGACTTCCACATTACATCCGATATGCCAATTTACGTAAACTTGATTGCCGGATTTATCGGCGGTTCCGGCCAGTCGACCACAACAAACGGTCAGCCAATATTGGGGATGGATGGGAGATACCTTTTTACCATAAAGGCGGATAACTCAAGTGCCATAACCTTTGATGATCTTGCAAACTACGGGTGGGCCAAAAAGCAGATTGAAGCACTTGTATCCAAAGGAATCATTTCAGGTACAGGGGCAACAACCTATTCTCCAGGCACCAATATTACCAGAGCGGACTTTATCATGCTGCTTGTAAAAACACTGGACTTGAAGGCGGATATAAAAGAGAACTTTGAGGATGTAAAGCAGGGGGCCTATTACTATGAGGCGGTTGGCATCGCCAAACAATCAGGAATTGCGACAGGCTCCGGTGACAACAGATTTAATCCAAAAGCTGAGATATCCAGACAGGACATGATGGTTCTGACCGAACGCGCATTAAGGGCTGCGGGTAAGATCAAAGGGTCGGCATCACCAGAGATTCTGGAAACATTCAAGGATAAGGCGCAGGTGTCAGGATATGCGGCAAATAGTGTGTCCGTCATGATCGGCGAAGGCTTGGTGACGGGGGCGAATGGCCTAATTAATCCTCTTGGCAGCACTACCCGGGCGGAAGCTGCGGTCATCCTGTATAGAATCTATACCCAATAA
- a CDS encoding DUF2149 domain-containing protein, producing MSSLRGGSGLRHKRSKDNSSPLEGMVNIIDAMLVLACSLMLSVFLNGNTSSGLVDVNVDLGKEVNNLESVQKNLDQMMNKNDKYQKMGMLYKDPATGKMYMISETP from the coding sequence ATGAGTAGTCTGAGAGGCGGCAGCGGATTGCGGCATAAAAGAAGCAAAGATAACAGCAGTCCTTTGGAAGGGATGGTCAACATTATTGATGCCATGTTGGTATTAGCCTGCAGCCTTATGCTGTCTGTATTTCTGAATGGCAATACTTCTTCAGGGCTGGTGGATGTGAACGTTGATCTGGGTAAGGAGGTCAATAATCTAGAGTCCGTGCAGAAAAATCTGGATCAGATGATGAATAAAAACGATAAATACCAGAAAATGGGTATGTTGTATAAGGATCCTGCGACAGGAAAGATGTATATGATTTCTGAAACACCTTAA
- a CDS encoding MotA/TolQ/ExbB proton channel family protein, with protein MNIQNETQHIFHTFTQGLLLPTIVIVTFLSLAAVWAIGSIISEALTERRELKEDIPLLLSSFHGKDKEELSLIIKESKLLKRQKAILLELIQYSSLTSVEKRAIAKRLIVSEEERYERILGWTDTISKIAPMFGLMGTLIPLGPGIIALGQGDTMTLANALLVAFDMTIGGLVSAAVCLVISKIRRGWYDSYLVSMESLMECILKEE; from the coding sequence ATGAACATACAAAATGAGACTCAACATATATTTCACACATTTACTCAGGGATTGCTGCTGCCTACTATTGTCATTGTGACTTTCCTAAGTCTGGCGGCAGTATGGGCGATCGGCAGCATTATTTCGGAAGCATTAACGGAACGCAGGGAGTTAAAAGAGGATATTCCATTATTGCTGTCATCCTTTCATGGCAAAGACAAAGAAGAATTATCACTAATTATTAAAGAGAGTAAATTATTGAAGCGGCAAAAAGCAATTTTATTAGAGTTGATCCAATATAGCAGTCTGACATCAGTAGAGAAGAGGGCCATTGCGAAACGATTGATTGTGTCTGAGGAAGAACGGTATGAAAGAATTCTGGGATGGACGGATACGATTTCTAAAATCGCCCCCATGTTTGGATTGATGGGTACATTAATACCACTCGGTCCCGGTATTATTGCCTTGGGACAGGGAGATACCATGACTCTTGCCAATGCTCTGTTGGTGGCATTTGACATGACGATAGGCGGCTTGGTTAGTGCGGCAGTATGCTTGGTAATCAGCAAAATCAGAAGGGGATGGTATGACAGCTATTTGGTCTCTATGGAAAGTTTAATGGAATGTATTTTGAAGGAGGAATGA